One Acidobacteriota bacterium genomic window, GCTGCAGACTCCCCCCTGGTGGTACGGGATGGTTTTGATCGGGGACGCTTCTCTCAAACCGCGAATGGCCGAGGGGTGCACGTACACGGCGGCCCCGGGGCGGTTGGACGTGGGTGTCGCCGGTGGGCAGACGTCGTTTTTCGTCTCCACCTTCGGCGGGTGTCCCTGGATGGTGACAGGTGTGCCAGGTTGGATTCATGCCGCTGCGAGCTCGGGTAACGGGCCGGCGGACGTCGTGCTCGCAGTGGACCCGAACGTGGGCAAGCTATCCCGTTCTGTGGTGCTGAGCCTGGAGGGGGTGCCGGTTGGGGTGGTCCAGGAGGCGGTGACCGGGCTCAGCTTGGATTTGGACGGGAACCGGGTCGTCGACAGCGGTGACCTGGTGGTCCTGCTGCAGACCCTGTCGGGCAACCTTCGGGCGGGTGAAGTCCCCTGCGTGTGCCCCTCTTGCGGGGATTCCGATGGTAACAACGTTTTGGACGCCCTGGACGGGGTTTTCCTTCGCTCGGTCCTGTCTGGTTCTGTGACGGTGACGGGAGAGGGGGGGGCTTTTGACGGGATTGTCTCGACCGACCTTGACAAGACTCTCGGAGAGGAGTAAAGGTGGAAGATAGGATTTCCCATCAGTTGGGGAGGTGAGCATGCGGGTCACGCGGGCAGGCATCCTGGCAGTCGTTCTGGTGGCGTGGGCTTCGGCCGGATCTCTCCCGGAGGCCGGGCCCGCGGGGGACTCAGCAGTTCCTTCCGTGCCGACGGGTTTCACGGCAACCCCGACGTCGCCCTACGCCATCCACCTGGCGTGGAACGCGAACCCTGAGCCGGATATCCACCACTACCTTGTCCAGAACAACAACAGCCCCATCCCGTCCATTATCGCGGAGGTCACGGGGACCCTGTACGATGTCACCGGCCTGCGGATGGACCG contains:
- a CDS encoding fibronectin type III domain-containing protein, with translation MRVTRAGILAVVLVAWASAGSLPEAGPAGDSAVPSVPTGFTATPTSPYAIHLAWNANPEPDIHHYLVQNNNSPIPSIIAEVTGTLYDVTGLRMDRPYAFSLKAVNNGGEISGATPTVTVYTPVDPAYDLNLDGHVNTIDLALWRAHASGNLIELPCGHDCDDIDSDGHPDGVDLVLLSRAAAD